Sequence from the Planktothrix sp. FACHB-1365 genome:
GTCTATTCTGTCCTTATCAATTACATCAAGATAAAACCGCAGCGTTTGAGAAAATTACTGATATTATTCATCTCCTTGATTCTGCCCAAGATGCCTCGGAAGATGCAACAGCACAGCATTTAATCAATCAAGCAGTTGATCGGTTATATGATCTGAGAATCCATACTAATAATTCAGGAACCTGTGTAGAACAGTGTTCTCTTTGTCCCTATTAAAATATATTCTTCCTCCTGATAATATCAATCCCTGTTTCCTGTTCCCTGTTCCCTAGTGCTATAACATAGAGAGATTAAAATTGACGGGCTGATCGCATTTTAGGCGGTATTTTCTCAAAAATCAGGAGGTTTAGTGTGTTCTTAAAGCAAATTTTATTACTCGGAACCGTTTTATATTTAGGTGTGGTTGTCCCTGCACCCGTCAACGCGCAATCTGTTCCAGAACCCCAATTACAATTATCTCAACAAGCGGTTCCTGAGCAGAAACGTCAACTGATTAAGGAATTAATTGAACTGACAGGAGGCGAAAAAATGTTTCGCAATGTCAGTCAAATTACAGCCGTACAAATGCAACAAGAGATTAATGGAATTTTACAATCGATTATTCCTGAATCATCGGGGATTTCAGAAGCCAAAAAAGAAGAAATGATCAATACAATCAATGAAGATATGAATCGCATTGTTAGCCAATATAATCAGCGATTAATGGAACAACTTGATTTTAATAAAATTATGGAAACGGTTTATTATCCCCTTTATGATAAATATTTTACCGAAGAAGATTTGCAAGCCATGATTGATTTCTATAATACCCCAACGGGTAAAAAAACGATTACTGTCATGCCAGAACTATTGGTAGAATCGATGCAACGAGTCTCGCAAATTATTCAACCTCAAGCCATCCAAATTTTTAAAGAAATATTTGAACAGGAAATTGAGCGTTTTAATTCTAAATAGGCTGAATATTGATTAAATGTGCTGTTATGATTGGTATGGGGCTCAGGGGTATTTTATTTTCTCCCTGAGCTTCTTCCTTTCCTGTGTCTTCTATCAAAAGCTATATTAAGTTAAATCAGCAGGTGTGAGGGATCTGATTCAATAGATACAGATGGAAACCCCGGTTTCTCTTAGAGAAACAAGATACATTTTCAACCCAGTATACTTAAGGTGGGATAGCCAGCCAGAAAGAAAGACCTATGAATTCCTTATTTTTTAGATTTGCAACATTTGGACTGTTCTCTGTTGGAGCCTTGATTCATGTCCCGGTTGCCAACGCCAGTGTCTCAAAAACAATTTCGATTTTACCTCAATCCTCAGTTCCCTCTGCCGATTTTATCTCCAATTCAGGTGATTCCCGCCTTATTTTGGCTCAAGATGCAACGGAAGAAGAAACCAATATTCAAGTGTATGAAAAGGCTAGTCCGGCTGTCGTTTCCATCGATACTGAAAAAACCAATGGCAGTGGAACGATTATTAGTCCCGATGGTTTAGTATTAACCAATGCCCATGTTGTCTCTAGCGGGGGAACTGTCACCGTTACCTTAGCCGATGGTCGCAAATTAGAAGCGGAGGTGATGGCTTTTGGGGAAGATGGACTTGATTTAGCGGTTCTGAAAATTCGCAATGGGAGAAATTTACCCACTATTCCCATTGCAAGTCCTAATTCGGTGAAAGTTGGTCAACGGGCCTTTGCTATTGGCAACCCCTTTGGTCAATTCCAAAACACCTTAACGGTAGGAATTGTTAGCCGTCTCGATAAAGAGCGGAATTTAATTCAAACCGATGCGGCTATTAACCCTGGTAATTCCGGTGGCCCCTTACTCAACAGTGCTGGGGAATTAATTGGGGTGAATACCGCGATTTTTACACGGGGTCAAGGGGGGGGTAATATTGGCATTGGCTTTGCGATTTCCGTTGATAAAGTTCCCCCGTTTTTGCAAGCTGTTCGAGAGGGACGGGCACCGCGCACGGCTCCGCCAGAAACCCCGGCTTTTGAAACTCAAAATGCTAAACAAATTGAATTAAACGGGCCAGAAGTTACAGATACTTTGAAACAAGGGGATAAAGTTTTACCCGTTGATAATAGTTTTTATCATGTTTATGCTTTTACCGGAAAAGCGGGTCAACAAGTCACTATTGAAATGAATAGTAAGGAGGTTGATTCCTATTTAATTTTGTTAAGTGAAGATGGGAGTGAATTAGCTCAAGATGATGATAGCGGGGGAGAGAATAATGCAAAAATTAGTATTACTTTACCGACGGATGGGACTTATATTTTATTAGTCAATTCTTACGAAGCGGGAGAATCCGGCTCTTATCGTTTAAAGTTGAAAGCAACTGCATTTTCACCCAATGATCCTACAAAAGGTCTGATTTTAAATCAAGAAGGAGAATTAGAAAATACAGACTCGGTATTATCATCCGATGGTAGTTTGTATGACGAATATACCTTTGATGGACAGCAAGGTCAGTCTATTTTGATTCGTTTGGAAAGTCGGGATTTTGATCCCTATTTGGCATTATTTGACCCCCAGGGAAACTTAATTGCTGAAAATGATGATGCGAGTCGGTCAGAGAAAAACGCATCTATTCGAGTGACCTTACCTGCAACAGGTCGGTATCGTGTCGTTGTCAATGCTTATGATAAAACGGGTCGAGGTCAATATTTATTGACCGTTCGTTAACCCCTACATAATTCTATCTCAAGCCACCACCCCAATAGGGGGATTGACATAGACTAATGCTGAGGTTAAATCTGGTTCTGTTCCCCGCTACGCTGAGGTTTTTTATGCAAAAAATGTTAATTTGGACAACAACAATGGGTGTATTGATGTTGCTTCAAACTCCATTGTTGAATGTTCTGAATGTTTCTAAAATTGAATTCTTGAGAGGGTTAATACCTGAAAACGTTTTAGCTCAGGAAACACCCACTCCCCAACCTTCAGTAAGTCCGAGTCCTGTACCGGAGGTTGAAGAAACACCTGCACCCAACCCACCCACCCCAACCCCAACTCCTCAACCTTCTCCTACTGGAGCTCCCCCGACATCGACTCCTAATACTATGTTGTTAGATCAGCAGGGGGAATTGCAAGAGGGAGATAAGGTTTTACCTTCTGATAAAAGTTTGTATGATGAATACACCTTTGACGGACAACAAGGTCAACAAATTACGATTTCTTTAGAAAGTTCTGAGTTTGATACTTATCTGGCGGTTTATACCCCAGACAATCAATTACTGCAAGAACATGATGATATTAATCAAAATAATTCCAATTCTCAAATTACCGTCACGTTACCGAAAACAGGAACCTATCGCGTGATTGTTAATGCTTATGATAGCAAGGGGAAAGGAAAGTATTTGCTTAAAGTTCAGTAAAGTTTAGAGACGTGCGAAGGCGCGTCTCTTTTTCTTATAAGGCAATACTTTCTAACAAAACCCAGTGACGGTTATCAATAATTAATTGACTGACTTGTTCAAAGATTCCGCGACAATGATTGGTACTTTGTAATGCTAAGGCTTCATTTTTAATATAAACGGTCATTTTGGTTTCATTCACCGTAGAAGTTGCGGTATCAAACACCACCTCAGCAATAACTAATTCTTGCACGGTGACTTTCCCTAGGGCTTCCCGTGCAATAATTGAGCTTGGGGTTTGATAGGTGATCTCCAGATTACAAGATTCTAGGATATCAATCATCATCGGTCGTAGATCTTCAATCCCGACATTAACAATAAAAAATCCAGTGTAGCGGGCCATAGAGAACTCCAGAGGTGCGAGAGGCAATTTTGAGTCTAAAAAATTGAGGGTAAACTTAACCTCAGTGATTAAACCATTTCAACGATCATGGTCTATTCCAGACCTTATCATATTTAGAGAAGGTTTGAAATATCGGACGATGATTATTGATTTCAGGGGAGACTGTCAGCCGATGGGGGGAAAATTAATTGTGTTTGAAGGGGTTGAAGGCGGCGGAAAAACGACTCAGATGCAGAGGATTCAAGTTTGGTTGCAAACTGTGACGGATGCACCTGTGGTCATGACCCGCGAACCGGGGGGAACTGTCTTAGGCCAGGAGTTGAGACGTTTATTATTAGAATATCAGGGGGAAGAACTGATTCAAGATCGGGCAGAATTGTTAATGTATGCTGCCGATCGCGCTCAACACGTTGAGGGCTTTCTTAAACCGTTATTATACCAGGGAACGATTATTTTATGCGATCGCTACACAGACTCAACTATTGCGTATCAAGGCTATGGTCGAGGGTTAGATTTGAGTTTAATTGAACAATTGAATCACATTGCGACCCAGGGTTTAGAAAGTGATTTAACGGTATGGTTAGATGTGGATGTGGAACTGGGACTTGCCAGAACTCGCAACCGAGGTAAAATTGATCGCATGGAACAAGCCAGTCTGGAATTTCATCAGCGTGTAAAACAAGGGTTTCAACGATTAGCTGAAACTTATCCAGAGCGAATTGTAACGATTGATGGAACGTTAACGGTTGATGAAGTGACTGAAAAAATTCAATGGGTTTTAAGTCAAAAATTAATAGAATGGGGATTCAGGGTTTAATTAATACCAAATGAATGCTTTTTTTGATCGGTTAATTGAACAACAACCTGCTATTGAGTTATTAACACAAGTAGTAGCCCAAAATCGTATTGCTCCGGCTTATTTATTTGCGGGGGTGGATGGGATTGGTCGGACGTTAGCAGCGAACTGTTTTATTGAATTTTTATTGTGTCAAAATCTCGATAAAAAAGTTGATGAAAAACAAATTCGTTCTCGAATTCAACAAAGAAATCACCCGGATATTCTTTGGGTAGAACCCACTTATTTACATCAAGGAAAACGTCTGTCTGCAAAAGAAGCCGCGGAAGCGGGAGTGAAACGGAAAGCACCGCCTCAAATTCGCATTGAACAAATTCGAGAAATTAGTCAATTTTTAAGTCGTCCTCCCTTAGAAGCGTCTCGATTAATAGTAGTAGTTGAACACGCAGAATCGATGGCAGAATCCGCCGCCAATGGATTATTAAAAACGTTAGAAGAACCGGGAAAAGCAATAATTATTTTAATAGCACCGGGAATTGATTCGTTATTACCAACATTAGTATCTCGGTGTGCAAAAATTCCGTTTTATCGGTTAACGGATGAAGGCATGAAGCAGGTTTTAAAACAACAAAATTTAACGGATATTTTATCCCATACTGAAATTTTAGCAATGGCGCAAGGAAGCCCCGGACAAGCGATTTCCCATTGGCAACAATTACAAACTATTCCAGTAGAATTTTTAAATAAAGTTAAAAAACCTCCGTCTAATTTAAGAGCCGCTTTAGAGTTGGCTAAAGAAATTAGTCAAACCTTGGATAGTGAAGGACAATTGTGGTTAGTGGATTATTTACAACATTGTGATTGGCAAAACCAACAAAAAAAGGGAATCATTGATGATCAATTTTTAAAACAGTTAGAAAAAGCTCGAAAATATTTATTAAATTATGTGCAACCGCGATTAGTTTGGGAATGTACGTTAATGAGTCAATTTTTATCCTAACTTTTTATGACTGGAATTCTGGCTGACAAACAATTTCGTTTTCTTCTCAAACCTAGCGGTAATCTTAAATTGGCAAGGGGATTAAGATTAACTATCGCATTATCAGTTTCTCTCGCCGTTGGACAATTAACAGGTCATCCTGATGTCGGTTTTGCGGTCGGAATTGATAGTTTATTTTTTCTTCTGAGTGATGCGGGGGGATTTTATTCAACACGGGCAATTTCTTTACTATTTACGATTATAATTTCTACGGGATTAGTTACGTTAGCAACCTTAGTTTCCAATATTTTATTGTTTAAACTAATATTAACATTTTTCAGCTTATTTTTTGCCGGATATATTGCTGTATTTGGACATCCTGGGGTGTTGTCGGGAATTGTGATTGGCTTATTTACTTTAGTAACCTTATATTTACCTGCTGGAGGTTGGGAAATTGCGAGTGAAAGAGCGATGATTTGTCTGATAGCAGGAGGATGGACAATGATCTTGTGTTTAGGAATTTGGCCGTTAAATCCCTATCTTCCCTTAAAAAAATCGATTAGTCAATGTTATCAAGCTATTGCAGACTATATTAATCAGGGTAAAAATTGTTCTTCAATAGAAGAATTAAAACGGGTGAATCAACTTCGAGAAACCTTAGAAAATGCTCGTCAAGCTTGGACATTAAACCGTAAATTAAGGTTAGGAAATACGCCGTTTGGGGAAGCCGTTATTATTTTAGTTCAGGATGCTGATCATTTAATTACATCCATTGTCACCTTAACAGAATTAGCCCAACTTCATCAATATGATCCCCAATTTATCACCGTTGGTCTTTTAGTTGATGATGCTTTAGCAAAAATAGCTTTATTTTGTCAAAATTTAATTAAACTTTTATGGAATCAATCGGTTTCTATTGATAGTTATAATTTAAAACGGATTGCAATAGCAATCGCTCAACAAAAACAACTACAACAACAAACAATTGGCAATCAAGTTGAAGATTATCCGGCTTTAGTGATTATAGAAACCATTGTTTCAACCTTAGAAACGATTATTCGTCAATTAGATTGTACCGCAAAAACTATCACTCAAATCAGAAAGAATCAATCGATTAATCACCCCCAAAAAGATAAAATATTATCCGCAGAAACCGAAACTTTATCCCAATTTAAACTAATATCGGGGTTAGATCCCTTGCGAGATAACTTTACCTTAGATTCTAGCTTTTTTCGTCATGGGTTACGGTTAGGAATTATGACAACTATGGGGGTTGCTATTTATAGTGTAGCTGAACTTCCCCAGGGAAATTGGTTAACAATCACAATTTTAGTTGTCCTACAACCTAATTTTGGTGGAACGTTTCAACGGTTTTTCCATCGAATGTTCGGAACAATAATAGGGGCAATCATTACCCCTATTCTTTGGATGAGTATTCCCAATTCCTTGATTTTAGAAAGTCTTAATTTGGGTTCTATTATTTTAGGATTTTCTTTAGTTCCCTTTCATTATGGTTTAGCTGTATTTTTTATTTCTATTTTTGCCATTGGATTAGAAATGAGTCGAGAGGGGGGAAATTGGCAAGTGGCAATGGTTCGTTTTCTCTGGACTTGTATCGGTGCTGCGTTAGCATTTGTCGGTGCATTTGTGTTGTTTAGATCTCAGGAAAAAGAACAGCTATCGGCTAAATTACTTAAGGCAATTACAGCATCTAATGATTATTTTAATATGGTTTTATCGGTTTATTTAGGAACTGCATCCGATGATTTAAACAGAATAACAAAACAACGACAAAAAACCCGTTTAGCTTATTTTAATGCTCAAGCGGCATTACAGCAGTTAAGTAGTGATCCCAATACCTCCACTGCGGAAATCGAACCGAAAATGACCTTATTAATTTATTTGCATCGATTTAGTCGGTCTGTTAGTATTTTATTGGCACAATTAGAACATTTTACAGGGACTGAACCCCATCCTGAATTAGCGACTTTTGTTGAACAAGTGAATCAATTTTTTGATCAATTAGTTAATGGAATTTTAACCGGAACTTTACCACCAGCTTTTCCCAATTTTGAACCCTCTATCCAAGCGATACAAAACCATTTACACGCCTTACAAGCAACTCGACTACAAGAGTTTGCACGAGAGCAAAACTATACCCCTACTCGTCAAATTTTAAAGGATTATACAATTTTAGGAATTGAACTCAATCAAATGCTTGATTCTCTTAATTCCATTCATTCAACGATGATTCGCTATTGAAAAACCCCTCAAATATTAGTGAGGGGTTGATCATTCTAAAGGATTAAGTTGTTAACATTTTAATTT
This genomic interval carries:
- a CDS encoding DUF2059 domain-containing protein, whose amino-acid sequence is MFLKQILLLGTVLYLGVVVPAPVNAQSVPEPQLQLSQQAVPEQKRQLIKELIELTGGEKMFRNVSQITAVQMQQEINGILQSIIPESSGISEAKKEEMINTINEDMNRIVSQYNQRLMEQLDFNKIMETVYYPLYDKYFTEEDLQAMIDFYNTPTGKKTITVMPELLVESMQRVSQIIQPQAIQIFKEIFEQEIERFNSK
- a CDS encoding DVUA0089 family protein, yielding MNSLFFRFATFGLFSVGALIHVPVANASVSKTISILPQSSVPSADFISNSGDSRLILAQDATEEETNIQVYEKASPAVVSIDTEKTNGSGTIISPDGLVLTNAHVVSSGGTVTVTLADGRKLEAEVMAFGEDGLDLAVLKIRNGRNLPTIPIASPNSVKVGQRAFAIGNPFGQFQNTLTVGIVSRLDKERNLIQTDAAINPGNSGGPLLNSAGELIGVNTAIFTRGQGGGNIGIGFAISVDKVPPFLQAVREGRAPRTAPPETPAFETQNAKQIELNGPEVTDTLKQGDKVLPVDNSFYHVYAFTGKAGQQVTIEMNSKEVDSYLILLSEDGSELAQDDDSGGENNAKISITLPTDGTYILLVNSYEAGESGSYRLKLKATAFSPNDPTKGLILNQEGELENTDSVLSSDGSLYDEYTFDGQQGQSILIRLESRDFDPYLALFDPQGNLIAENDDASRSEKNASIRVTLPATGRYRVVVNAYDKTGRGQYLLTVR
- a CDS encoding PPC domain-containing protein; amino-acid sequence: MQKMLIWTTTMGVLMLLQTPLLNVLNVSKIEFLRGLIPENVLAQETPTPQPSVSPSPVPEVEETPAPNPPTPTPTPQPSPTGAPPTSTPNTMLLDQQGELQEGDKVLPSDKSLYDEYTFDGQQGQQITISLESSEFDTYLAVYTPDNQLLQEHDDINQNNSNSQITVTLPKTGTYRVIVNAYDSKGKGKYLLKVQ
- the tmk gene encoding dTMP kinase, which encodes MGGKLIVFEGVEGGGKTTQMQRIQVWLQTVTDAPVVMTREPGGTVLGQELRRLLLEYQGEELIQDRAELLMYAADRAQHVEGFLKPLLYQGTIILCDRYTDSTIAYQGYGRGLDLSLIEQLNHIATQGLESDLTVWLDVDVELGLARTRNRGKIDRMEQASLEFHQRVKQGFQRLAETYPERIVTIDGTLTVDEVTEKIQWVLSQKLIEWGFRV
- the holB gene encoding DNA polymerase III subunit delta'; translated protein: MNAFFDRLIEQQPAIELLTQVVAQNRIAPAYLFAGVDGIGRTLAANCFIEFLLCQNLDKKVDEKQIRSRIQQRNHPDILWVEPTYLHQGKRLSAKEAAEAGVKRKAPPQIRIEQIREISQFLSRPPLEASRLIVVVEHAESMAESAANGLLKTLEEPGKAIIILIAPGIDSLLPTLVSRCAKIPFYRLTDEGMKQVLKQQNLTDILSHTEILAMAQGSPGQAISHWQQLQTIPVEFLNKVKKPPSNLRAALELAKEISQTLDSEGQLWLVDYLQHCDWQNQQKKGIIDDQFLKQLEKARKYLLNYVQPRLVWECTLMSQFLS
- a CDS encoding FUSC family protein, with the protein product MTGILADKQFRFLLKPSGNLKLARGLRLTIALSVSLAVGQLTGHPDVGFAVGIDSLFFLLSDAGGFYSTRAISLLFTIIISTGLVTLATLVSNILLFKLILTFFSLFFAGYIAVFGHPGVLSGIVIGLFTLVTLYLPAGGWEIASERAMICLIAGGWTMILCLGIWPLNPYLPLKKSISQCYQAIADYINQGKNCSSIEELKRVNQLRETLENARQAWTLNRKLRLGNTPFGEAVIILVQDADHLITSIVTLTELAQLHQYDPQFITVGLLVDDALAKIALFCQNLIKLLWNQSVSIDSYNLKRIAIAIAQQKQLQQQTIGNQVEDYPALVIIETIVSTLETIIRQLDCTAKTITQIRKNQSINHPQKDKILSAETETLSQFKLISGLDPLRDNFTLDSSFFRHGLRLGIMTTMGVAIYSVAELPQGNWLTITILVVLQPNFGGTFQRFFHRMFGTIIGAIITPILWMSIPNSLILESLNLGSIILGFSLVPFHYGLAVFFISIFAIGLEMSREGGNWQVAMVRFLWTCIGAALAFVGAFVLFRSQEKEQLSAKLLKAITASNDYFNMVLSVYLGTASDDLNRITKQRQKTRLAYFNAQAALQQLSSDPNTSTAEIEPKMTLLIYLHRFSRSVSILLAQLEHFTGTEPHPELATFVEQVNQFFDQLVNGILTGTLPPAFPNFEPSIQAIQNHLHALQATRLQEFAREQNYTPTRQILKDYTILGIELNQMLDSLNSIHSTMIRY